The Sphingobium sp. BYY-5 genome contains a region encoding:
- the nadC gene encoding carboxylating nicotinate-nucleotide diphosphorylase has protein sequence MTFSLPGFDLDAFVASTLAEDLGPDGRDVTSEAVIPADAIFEGVMDSRDAVTLAGLPIAIAFFRALDPEVEVEQLRQDGDRIPAGTDILRIRGRARAMLTAERSALNTVQHLTGIATMTRAYVDAILGTGATLLDTRKTIPGLRVLEKYATRMGGATNHRMGLWDAAMIKDNHVAVAGSVEEAVRRAVAAGTERIIVEVDRIDQIEPALAAGATHLLLDNMDAPTLRGAVTLVGGRVPTEASGGVTLDTIRARADTGVTYISVGRLTQSAPAADIGLDFAYA, from the coding sequence ATGACCTTCTCGCTTCCCGGTTTCGACCTCGACGCCTTCGTTGCGTCTACGCTGGCCGAGGATCTTGGCCCGGACGGGCGCGATGTCACCAGCGAAGCGGTGATCCCCGCTGATGCGATCTTCGAGGGGGTGATGGACAGCCGCGACGCAGTGACGCTGGCGGGGCTGCCGATCGCCATCGCCTTCTTCCGCGCGCTCGACCCGGAGGTGGAGGTGGAGCAGCTCAGGCAGGATGGCGACCGCATACCGGCTGGGACCGACATATTGCGTATCCGTGGGCGCGCCCGTGCGATGCTGACGGCGGAGCGGTCGGCGCTCAATACCGTCCAGCACCTGACCGGCATCGCGACGATGACGCGCGCCTATGTCGATGCGATCCTGGGCACCGGCGCGACCCTGCTCGACACGCGCAAGACCATTCCGGGCCTGCGTGTGCTGGAGAAATATGCGACTCGCATGGGCGGGGCGACCAATCACCGGATGGGCCTGTGGGACGCGGCGATGATCAAGGACAATCATGTCGCCGTCGCCGGATCGGTCGAGGAAGCGGTACGCCGCGCCGTGGCGGCCGGCACAGAGCGGATCATCGTGGAGGTCGACCGGATCGACCAGATCGAACCCGCGCTGGCCGCCGGCGCCACGCATCTGCTGCTCGACAATATGGACGCGCCCACGCTGCGGGGCGCCGTAACCCTGGTCGGTGGCCGGGTGCCGACCGAAGCGTCGGGCGGGGTGACGCTTGACACTATCCGGGCCAGGGCGGACACCGGCGTCACCTACATCAGCGTCGGTCGCCTGACGCAATCCGCGCCCGCCGCCGATATCGGACTGGATTTCGCCTATGCTTAA
- a CDS encoding ABC transporter substrate-binding protein: protein MDPLPLFFRSCRRGLLLGSIALGVSLAGCSGEGSGPVVVSVVGSHDDFAKPLQNLPNPAAKLMLESTAQGLVAFDAGGDIVPALAQRWIVEDEGRSYIFRLRRAFWADGTRVTAPDVARILMARIVSLRRLDPDGPLDAVQTVVPMTGEVIEIRLGAARPFVLQMLAQPQMGLLSREGGTGPYRRAQQGKTLLLTPIDRLSGDDESAEGPVPRSQLRVLRSERAALAIIRFRGGQAALILGGRFTDLPLLVPAGIDRDAVRVDPVQGLFGLAVVGDGKLLDDADARAAINMAIDRSQLPAIFPLGGWATTEQIVPSQIDLGRAPTPPAWANLSMEDRRTQAGATIAHWRAENGAPPILRIALPAGPGATLLFGMVRRNLAAVGLDTRRVDMRDEADLRLVDEVAPYDSAFWYLGRVGCARKIRCSAAADAQLQAASLASSADERAARIAQAEALVQGYNGYIALGAPVRWSLASKRLTGFTPSPRARHPLNHLFRRPN, encoded by the coding sequence ATGGATCCCCTGCCCCTCTTTTTCCGCTCTTGCCGACGCGGCCTGTTGCTGGGCAGCATCGCACTCGGCGTTTCGCTGGCCGGCTGCTCTGGCGAAGGCAGCGGGCCAGTGGTCGTCAGCGTAGTGGGCAGCCATGACGATTTCGCGAAGCCGCTACAGAATCTCCCCAACCCCGCCGCCAAGCTGATGCTGGAAAGCACCGCGCAGGGACTGGTCGCCTTCGACGCGGGCGGCGACATCGTGCCTGCCCTGGCCCAGCGCTGGATCGTCGAGGATGAAGGGCGCAGCTATATCTTTCGCCTGCGTCGCGCCTTTTGGGCGGATGGAACGCGCGTCACCGCGCCCGATGTCGCCCGCATATTGATGGCGCGCATCGTCTCGCTCCGGCGTCTCGACCCCGATGGGCCACTCGACGCGGTGCAGACGGTGGTGCCGATGACTGGCGAGGTGATCGAGATTCGCCTGGGTGCAGCCCGGCCCTTCGTGCTCCAGATGCTGGCCCAGCCGCAAATGGGCCTGCTCTCGCGAGAAGGCGGGACTGGCCCTTATCGACGCGCGCAACAGGGCAAGACGCTGTTGCTGACGCCGATCGACCGGTTGAGCGGCGATGACGAATCAGCGGAAGGCCCGGTCCCGCGATCCCAGCTTCGGGTGCTGCGCAGCGAACGGGCGGCGCTCGCCATCATTCGTTTCCGCGGAGGCCAGGCTGCGCTGATTCTGGGTGGACGGTTCACCGACCTGCCCCTGCTCGTGCCGGCCGGGATCGACCGCGATGCCGTGCGGGTCGATCCGGTACAGGGTCTGTTCGGCCTGGCGGTGGTGGGCGACGGCAAACTGCTGGATGACGCCGATGCGCGCGCTGCCATCAACATGGCGATTGACCGTAGCCAGTTGCCCGCCATCTTCCCCCTGGGCGGATGGGCGACGACTGAGCAGATCGTCCCGTCGCAGATCGACCTGGGCCGCGCGCCCACGCCGCCTGCCTGGGCCAATCTGTCGATGGAGGACCGACGCACGCAGGCCGGCGCCACCATCGCCCACTGGCGGGCGGAGAATGGCGCGCCACCGATATTGCGCATCGCGTTGCCCGCCGGCCCCGGTGCGACCCTGCTCTTCGGCATGGTGCGACGCAACCTGGCCGCCGTCGGCCTCGATACGCGCCGCGTCGATATGCGCGACGAAGCGGACCTGCGCCTGGTCGATGAGGTCGCCCCCTATGACAGCGCGTTCTGGTATCTGGGCCGGGTCGGATGCGCCCGGAAAATCCGTTGCAGCGCCGCCGCCGACGCGCAGCTACAGGCCGCGAGCCTGGCCAGCAGCGCCGATGAGCGGGCTGCCCGCATCGCCCAGGCCGAAGCGCTGGTACAGGGATATAATGGCTATATCGCCCTGGGGGCGCCGGTGCGTTGGTCGCTGGCATCGAAGCGATTGACCGGATTCACGCCCTCGCCGCGCGCGCGGCACCCATTGAACCATCTCTTCCGCCGCCCCAATTAA
- the nadA gene encoding quinolinate synthase NadA, producing the protein MNAFTGIPQGTDLRAEIDRLRKERNAVILGHYYQSPEIQDLSDFVGDSLELSRKAAETDADVIAFCGVRFMAETAKILSPEKIVVLPDMDAGCSLEDSCPPAQFKAFREAHPDHIALSYINCSAEVKALSDIIVTSSSAEKILAQIPKEQKIIFGPDKHLGGYLKRKLGRDMLLWPGVCIVHEAFSETELLKLKAQHPDAPIAAHPECPPYIVDHADYVGSTSGILTFAKTMPGDTLIVATEPHIIHQMEKAVPDKHFIGAPGADGNCNCNICPYMALNTMEKLYLSLRDLQPRIEMDESLRLAAKKSLDRMLEMASSTVGQGDVGAR; encoded by the coding sequence ATGAACGCTTTCACAGGCATTCCGCAGGGCACGGACCTGCGCGCGGAAATCGACCGGCTGCGCAAGGAACGCAACGCCGTCATCCTCGGCCATTATTACCAGTCGCCGGAAATCCAGGATCTGTCGGACTTTGTCGGCGATTCGCTTGAACTGTCGCGCAAGGCGGCGGAGACGGACGCGGACGTCATCGCTTTTTGCGGTGTGCGCTTCATGGCGGAAACGGCCAAGATATTGTCGCCGGAAAAGATCGTCGTGCTGCCCGACATGGATGCGGGCTGCTCGCTCGAAGATTCCTGCCCGCCCGCGCAGTTCAAGGCGTTTCGCGAGGCGCATCCCGATCATATCGCGCTCAGCTACATCAATTGTTCGGCCGAGGTGAAGGCGCTGAGCGATATCATCGTCACCAGTTCGTCGGCGGAAAAGATACTGGCGCAGATTCCCAAGGAACAGAAGATCATCTTCGGTCCCGACAAGCATCTGGGCGGCTATCTGAAGCGCAAGCTGGGCCGCGACATGCTGCTCTGGCCGGGCGTGTGCATCGTGCATGAGGCGTTCAGCGAAACCGAATTGCTCAAGCTCAAGGCGCAGCACCCGGATGCGCCGATCGCCGCGCATCCGGAATGTCCGCCCTATATCGTCGACCATGCCGATTATGTCGGGTCGACCAGCGGTATCCTCACCTTCGCCAAGACGATGCCCGGCGACACGCTGATCGTCGCGACCGAACCGCATATCATCCACCAGATGGAAAAGGCGGTGCCGGACAAGCATTTCATCGGTGCGCCCGGCGCGGACGGCAACTGCAACTGCAACATCTGCCCCTATATGGCGCTCAACACGATGGAAAAGCTGTACCTTTCGCTGCGCGACCTGCAGCCGCGCATCGAAATGGACGAAAGCCTGCGCCTCGCCGCCAAGAAGAGCCTCGACCGGATGCTGGAGATGGCGAGCAGCACCGTGGGGCAAGGGGATGTGGGCGCGCGCTGA
- a CDS encoding DUF4112 domain-containing protein: MALSQDQFDRIMRDMPGFGRDPASIRRRVEAMEAVLEGLFVIPGTNRRVGLDGLVGLIPVVGDIATAAMGAWIVWEARNLGMSKWQLTRMAANVGVDTIIGAIPFAGDIFDFLYKSNTKNLRIIRKHLDRHHPSTVTIDG, encoded by the coding sequence ATGGCGCTTTCGCAGGATCAGTTCGACCGCATCATGCGGGACATGCCCGGCTTCGGCCGCGATCCCGCTTCGATCCGTCGCCGGGTCGAGGCGATGGAGGCGGTTCTGGAGGGGCTGTTCGTCATTCCCGGCACCAATCGCCGGGTCGGCCTGGACGGCCTGGTCGGGCTGATCCCGGTGGTCGGCGACATTGCCACCGCCGCCATGGGCGCATGGATCGTATGGGAAGCCCGGAATCTGGGCATGTCGAAATGGCAGCTCACCCGCATGGCGGCCAATGTCGGCGTCGATACGATCATCGGCGCCATTCCCTTCGCGGGGGATATTTTCGACTTTCTCTACAAGTCGAACACCAAGAATCTGCGTATCATCCGCAAGCATCTCGACCGCCACCATCCCTCGACGGTGACGATCGACGGCTGA
- a CDS encoding ribonuclease T2: MLKPLIASAFALMLIAAPGVALAQSAQCRLPAQIERPKIEGPTAKEPKRVLPIGSYTLAISWSPQYCSTGPEQASLQCSGRSGKFGFTLHGLWPDGYGKEWPQYCRAADLVPREVIRQNLCNTPSVQLIQHEWSKHGTCMATKPELYFNLSRAFYQSLRYPDMAALARRKTLTVGQFADAFARANKGLKAEMMRVTTTRGNWLSEVWLCMDRALEFTRCPGHQGGAPDSAYLRIKPGPNIPNPRRSPAAPVPVRQPGLLLDLDPNAQPLTGSGNP, translated from the coding sequence ATGCTTAAGCCGCTGATCGCCTCCGCTTTCGCTCTCATGCTGATCGCCGCGCCGGGTGTGGCTCTCGCCCAGTCGGCGCAATGCCGGCTGCCTGCGCAGATCGAACGGCCCAAGATCGAAGGGCCGACCGCGAAGGAGCCAAAGCGTGTCCTGCCGATCGGCAGCTATACGCTGGCGATTAGTTGGTCGCCGCAATATTGCTCGACCGGGCCGGAGCAGGCCAGCCTGCAATGTAGCGGCCGCAGCGGCAAGTTCGGCTTCACCCTGCATGGCCTGTGGCCCGACGGCTATGGCAAGGAATGGCCGCAATATTGCCGCGCCGCCGATCTGGTCCCGCGCGAGGTGATTAGGCAAAATCTCTGTAACACGCCCTCGGTCCAGCTCATCCAGCATGAATGGTCGAAGCATGGCACCTGCATGGCGACCAAGCCGGAGCTGTATTTCAACCTGTCTCGCGCTTTCTATCAGTCGCTTCGCTATCCCGACATGGCGGCGCTGGCGCGGCGCAAGACGCTGACCGTCGGCCAGTTCGCGGACGCCTTCGCCCGCGCCAACAAGGGGTTGAAGGCGGAGATGATGCGCGTCACCACCACACGCGGCAACTGGCTGAGCGAAGTGTGGCTGTGCATGGACCGGGCGCTGGAATTCACCCGCTGTCCGGGGCATCAGGGCGGAGCGCCGGATAGCGCTTATCTGCGAATCAAGCCGGGGCCGAACATTCCCAACCCGCGCCGGTCTCCCGCTGCGCCCGTGCCGGTACGCCAGCCGGGTCTGCTGCTGGACCTCGATCCTAACGCCCAGCCGCTGACTGGAAGCGGCAACCCATAA